A window from Solanum stenotomum isolate F172 chromosome 7, ASM1918654v1, whole genome shotgun sequence encodes these proteins:
- the LOC125871224 gene encoding F-box protein At4g00893-like, giving the protein MEEEEYIRTRISSRAWCDLHPELLSEIAQSLGIIDLLSFRGVCKDWRSASFTASASIESTSRDSKLYFLLHNDRDENTILFNPTTNKNYTINIPELKEATCLASTQGWLLISQRGNLFFFCPFSRVKIDLPPIQGLENTPAAAAAFTSPPSSIDCVTAIIYKENDDIVEVNVLERGASMWIKYEYDLKHNQKSFGDAKCATFQQGCLYLMDGFKKLLTFTLEDKSFEMFLVIEQSKDPNLETLSFRYKDKLFSRSNLKKQMNLGDDVTITTCGATYFGSDFEVLIHNENIEAMEGTNAQHFKGIWIQPRFFQLPPNYSWSL; this is encoded by the coding sequence GTACATTAGAACAAGGATTTCATCAAGAGCATGGTGTGATCTACATCCAGAGCTTTTAAGTGAAATAGCACAGAGTTTAGGAATAATTGATCTTCTAAGCTTTCGCGGAGTTTGCAAAGATTGGCGTTCTGCTTCCTTCACAGCTTCTGCCTCCATTGAATCAACGTCTCGTGACTCAAAGCTCTATTTCCTTCTTCATAATGATCGCGATGAGAATACTATCTTATTTAATCCAACCACCAACAAGAATTACACCATCAATATCCCCGAGTTGAAAGAAGCAACTTGCCTTGCATCAACTCAAGGTTGGTTACTCATATCACAAAGAGGTAACCTTTTCTTCTTCTGCCCTTTCTCTCGCGTGAAAATTGACCTCCCACCTATTCAAGGACTAGAAAACACTCCTGCGGCTGCTGCTGCATTTACCTCACCCCCTTCCTCAATTGATTGTGTTACGGCTATCATTTACAAGGAAAATGATGATATTGTGGAGGTAAACGTCCTAGAACGCGGAGCTAGCATGTGGATTAAGTATGAATATGATCTCAAACATAATCAAAAGAGTTTTGGTGATGCTAAATGTGCTACTTTTCAACAAGGATGTCTCTATTTGATGGATGGTTTTAAGAAGTTGTTGACATTCACATTGGAAGATAAAAGTTTTGAGATGTTCTTAGTAATTGAGCAATCTAAGGATCCAAATTTGGAAACATTGTCATTTAGGTACAAGGACAAACTTTTTAGTAGAAGTAATTTGAAAAAACAGATGAATCTTGGTGATGATGTTACTATTACTACTTGTGGTGCTACTTATTTTGGAAGTGATTTTGAAGTTTTGATCCACAATGAAAACATTGAGGCAATGGAAGGAACAAATGCTCAACATTTCAAAGGAATTTGGATTCAGCCTAGATTCTTTCAACTCCCTCCAAATTATAGTTGGTCACTTTGA